The Myxococcota bacterium genome contains a region encoding:
- a CDS encoding LLM class F420-dependent oxidoreductase produces MKIDASLMDIASTAGESARRLEEQGYDGAFTFEGPHDPFFPLAMAAQATERIQLYPAIAIAFSRNPMLLANIGWDLQELSKGRFLLGLGTQIRPHIEKRFSMPWSKPAARMREMVLAIKEIWRCWAENDRLDFRGEFYQHTLMTPMFNPGANPFGNPPIFVAGVGPKMTEVVGEVADGFFVHPFHTAKSIDEMTLPALERGASRAGRAVKDVQLSFQIMVASGSNDEEIEAVRQKTKGQIAFYGSTPAYKVVLDAHGWGGLQPELNALSKRGQWDEMTKLIDDDVLEAIAVCGPMNEIAHRVRERCGAHADRVSLLAHFNRGHEGWADVARELSGN; encoded by the coding sequence ATGAAGATCGACGCATCGCTGATGGACATCGCCTCGACGGCCGGCGAGAGCGCCCGCCGGCTCGAGGAGCAGGGCTACGACGGTGCCTTCACCTTCGAAGGTCCCCACGATCCCTTCTTCCCGCTGGCCATGGCGGCCCAGGCGACCGAACGCATCCAGCTCTACCCCGCGATCGCGATCGCCTTCTCGCGCAACCCGATGCTGCTCGCCAACATCGGCTGGGACCTCCAGGAGCTCTCGAAGGGACGCTTCCTGCTCGGCCTCGGCACCCAGATCCGGCCCCACATCGAGAAGCGCTTCTCGATGCCGTGGTCGAAGCCGGCGGCGCGCATGCGCGAGATGGTCCTGGCGATCAAGGAGATCTGGCGCTGCTGGGCCGAGAACGATCGGCTCGACTTCCGAGGCGAGTTCTACCAGCACACGCTGATGACGCCGATGTTCAACCCCGGTGCGAACCCCTTCGGCAATCCGCCGATCTTCGTGGCCGGCGTCGGGCCGAAGATGACCGAAGTGGTGGGCGAGGTGGCCGACGGATTCTTCGTCCACCCGTTCCACACGGCGAAGTCGATCGACGAAATGACCCTCCCCGCACTCGAGCGCGGCGCGTCGCGCGCGGGTCGCGCGGTGAAGGACGTCCAGCTGTCGTTCCAGATCATGGTGGCCAGCGGGTCGAACGACGAGGAGATCGAAGCCGTCCGCCAGAAGACGAAGGGACAGATCGCCTTCTACGGCTCCACGCCGGCCTACAAGGTCGTCCTCGACGCCCATGGCTGGGGCGGCCTCCAGCCCGAGCTCAACGCGCTGTCGAAGCGCGGTCAGTGGGACGAGATGACGAAGCTGATCGACGACGACGTCCTGGAAGCCATCGCCGTCTGCGGGCCGATGAACGAGATCGCCCACCGGGTGCGCGAACGCTGCGGTGCCCACGCCGATCGCGTGAGCCTGCTCGCCCATTTCAATCGCGGCCACGAAGGCTGGGCCGACGTGGCGCGCGAGCTGTCCGGGAACTGA
- a CDS encoding prepilin-type N-terminal cleavage/methylation domain-containing protein, whose product MRQRRAGFTLIELMLVVAIVGVLAAVAIPNFLRYQLRTRSAEAGTNLVAIATAQRAYFSEFGLFIDAATPVPATSPGTGRLPWPGGTTFDQLGWAPEGAVQFQYAASADTGAGPRFTAEAGADLDGDGTFSFFGFVRPASGGPGKPGVLPGTTCDGSGVYASAGFGTSMDVPGPCDAESGRIRF is encoded by the coding sequence ATGCGCCAACGACGCGCCGGCTTCACGCTGATCGAGCTGATGCTCGTGGTGGCGATCGTCGGCGTGCTCGCGGCCGTCGCGATCCCGAACTTCCTCCGCTACCAGCTGCGCACGCGTTCGGCCGAGGCCGGCACCAACCTCGTCGCCATCGCGACGGCCCAGCGCGCGTACTTCAGTGAGTTCGGCCTGTTCATCGATGCCGCGACGCCGGTCCCGGCCACCTCGCCCGGCACCGGGCGGTTGCCCTGGCCGGGCGGTACCACCTTCGACCAGCTCGGCTGGGCGCCGGAAGGCGCGGTGCAGTTCCAGTACGCGGCCAGCGCCGACACCGGTGCGGGGCCGCGCTTCACGGCCGAGGCCGGGGCCGATCTCGACGGCGACGGCACGTTCAGCTTCTTCGGCTTCGTGCGACCGGCGAGCGGGGGGCCGGGGAAGCCCGGCGTCCTGCCCGGAACCACCTGCGACGGTTCGGGTGTCTACGCTTCCGCCGGGTTCGGGACGTCGATGGACGTCCCCGGCCCCTGCGACGCGGAGTCGGGTCGGATCCGCTTCTAG